The segment CCCGGACTCCTCCAGGCCCATGTTCGAGGTGTTCGGGATCGCGCCGACCGCCATCAGGCAGTGGCTGCCGGTGATGACCCGGCCGTCGGCCAGCGTCACCTCGACCTTGTCGCCGACCCGCTTCGCGGACTCTGCCCGCGAGCGCGCCATGACGTTCATGCCGCGCCGCCGGAAGACGTCCTCCAGCACGGCGGCGGCGTCCGGGTCCTCGCCGGGCAGCACGCGGTCGCGGGACGACACGAGCGTCACCTTCGAGCCGAGTGCCTGGTACGCCCCGGCGAACTCCGCGCCGGTCACACCGGACCCGACCACGATCAGCTCCTCGGGGAGCTCGTTCAGGTCGTACACCTGCGTCCAGTTCAGGATCCGCTCGCCGTCCGGCAGCGCGTCCTCCAGCTCGCGCGGGCGCCCGCCGGTGGCGATCAGGACGGCGTCGGCGGTCAGCGTCTCGCTGCTGCCGTCGGCGGCCTCCACGACGACCTTGCGCGAGCCGTCTATGGCCTGCATCCCGTCGAGCCGGCCCCGCCCGCGCATGACGCGGGCACCGGCGCGGGTGACGGAGGCCGTGATGTCGTGCGACTGGGCGAGCGCGAGGCGCTTCACCCGGCGGTTGACCTTGCCGAGGTCCACGCCGACGACGCGGGCCGCCTGCTCAAGGGGCGGGGTGTCGTCGGCCACGATGATGCCCAGCTCCTCGTACGACGAGTCGAAGGTGGTCATCACCTCCGCCGTCGCGATCAGAGTCTTCGACGGCACGCAGTCGGTCAGCACCGACGCCCCGCCCAGACCGTCGCAGTCGACGACGGTCACCTCCGCGCCGAGCTGCGCGGCAACCAGCGCCGCCTCATACCCGCCGGGTCCGCCACCAATGATCACGATCCGAGTCACGTACCCCATTGTCCCGCACCCGCCACGTGATCACTGACCGGGGCCGCATCGCCCCTCCCGTACCCTCGTGACCATGTCGCTCTACGCCGCGTACGCCGGCAACCTCGACGCCCGGCTCATGACCCGCCGCGCCCCGCACTCCCCGCTGCGCGGCACCGGCTGGCTCACCGGCTGGCGCCTCACCTTCGGCGGCGAGCAGATGGGCTGGGAGGGCGCGCTCGCGACCCTCGTCGAGGACCCGCTGCACCAGGTCT is part of the Streptomyces sp. NBC_01262 genome and harbors:
- a CDS encoding NAD(P)H-quinone dehydrogenase, which encodes MGYVTRIVIIGGGPGGYEAALVAAQLGAEVTVVDCDGLGGASVLTDCVPSKTLIATAEVMTTFDSSYEELGIIVADDTPPLEQAARVVGVDLGKVNRRVKRLALAQSHDITASVTRAGARVMRGRGRLDGMQAIDGSRKVVVEAADGSSETLTADAVLIATGGRPRELEDALPDGERILNWTQVYDLNELPEELIVVGSGVTGAEFAGAYQALGSKVTLVSSRDRVLPGEDPDAAAVLEDVFRRRGMNVMARSRAESAKRVGDKVEVTLADGRVITGSHCLMAVGAIPNTSNMGLEESGVKLKESGHIWTDKVSRTTAPGVYAAGDVTGIFALASVAAMQGRIAMYHFLGDAVAPLNLKTVSSNVFTDPEIATVGYTQADVDGGLIEARSVKLPLLRNPRAKMQGIRDGFVKLFCRPGTGIVVGGVVVSPRASELIHPISIAVDNNLTVEQIANAFTVYPSLSGSIAEVARQLHTRKSSSEL